A single genomic interval of Hafnia alvei harbors:
- the copC gene encoding copper homeostasis periplasmic binding protein CopC, which yields MKMLKTAQFHLSGIGAALLLAVSPQVFAHAHLTDQTPAAKSQVSAPSELTFVFSEGIEAGFSKVTVVGPENQPIATGKLSVAGNDKTHVSVPFTQPLNKGEYAVSWNVVSVDGHKTKGQYTFSVK from the coding sequence ATGAAAATGCTTAAAACGGCTCAATTTCACCTATCTGGTATCGGTGCCGCGCTGCTGCTGGCCGTTTCTCCACAGGTATTTGCTCATGCGCATCTTACCGATCAAACACCTGCTGCTAAAAGCCAAGTGAGTGCACCATCTGAGCTGACGTTCGTTTTTAGCGAAGGTATTGAAGCGGGGTTTAGCAAAGTCACGGTAGTTGGTCCTGAAAACCAGCCGATCGCTACAGGCAAGTTATCGGTAGCGGGTAATGACAAAACCCATGTTTCCGTTCCTTTTACCCAGCCCTTAAATAAAGGTGAATATGCGGTGAGCTGGAACGTTGTTTCTGTCGATGGACATAAAACCAAGGGCCAGTACACCTTCTCTGTTAAATAG
- the ompC gene encoding porin OmpC, whose protein sequence is MKRNLLAVIIPALLVAGAANAAEIYNKDGNKLDLFGKLDGLHYFSDDNGSDGDQSYVRFGFKGETQINDQLTGYGQWEYQANLNHAESQDNNNFTRVGFAGLKFAEFGSLDYGRNYGVIYDVGSWTDVLPEFGGDTYGADNFLFQRGNGMLTYRNTDFFGMVDGLNFALQYQGKNDSPEESNNGRSAQGQNGDGYGMSLSYDLGWGISAAAAYSSSDRTNEQNRAQYYGHGDKADIYTGGLKYDANNVYLAAMYTQAYNANRFGDFSASGPDAVYGFANKSQNIEIVAQYQFDFGLRPSVAYLQSKGKDIGNGYGDQDLVKYVDVGATYYFNKNMSTYVDYKINLLDDNRFTNNAGINTDDIVALGVVYQF, encoded by the coding sequence GTGAAACGTAATCTGCTGGCAGTAATCATCCCTGCACTTTTAGTTGCAGGCGCAGCAAACGCTGCAGAAATCTACAACAAAGACGGCAACAAGCTGGATCTGTTCGGTAAATTAGATGGCCTGCACTACTTCTCAGACGACAACGGTTCAGACGGCGATCAGTCTTACGTTCGTTTCGGCTTCAAAGGTGAAACTCAGATTAACGACCAGCTGACCGGCTATGGCCAGTGGGAATATCAAGCAAACCTGAACCATGCAGAAAGCCAAGATAACAACAACTTTACCCGTGTTGGCTTCGCTGGTTTGAAATTTGCTGAGTTCGGTTCTTTGGATTATGGCCGTAACTACGGTGTGATCTATGATGTTGGTTCTTGGACTGACGTGCTGCCAGAGTTCGGTGGCGATACCTACGGTGCGGATAACTTCCTGTTCCAACGTGGTAACGGCATGCTGACCTACCGTAACACCGACTTCTTCGGTATGGTTGACGGCCTGAACTTTGCTCTGCAGTATCAGGGCAAAAACGATAGCCCAGAAGAATCCAACAATGGTCGTTCAGCTCAAGGTCAGAACGGTGACGGCTACGGTATGTCTCTGTCCTACGATCTGGGCTGGGGCATTAGCGCAGCAGCAGCGTACTCTTCATCTGACCGCACCAACGAACAGAACCGTGCACAGTATTATGGTCACGGCGATAAAGCAGATATCTACACCGGTGGTCTGAAATATGACGCTAACAACGTTTATTTAGCCGCTATGTATACTCAGGCTTATAACGCTAACCGTTTCGGTGATTTCTCTGCAAGCGGCCCAGATGCAGTTTACGGCTTTGCTAACAAATCTCAGAACATTGAAATCGTAGCACAGTACCAGTTCGACTTCGGTCTGCGTCCATCCGTTGCTTACCTGCAATCAAAAGGTAAAGACATCGGCAACGGTTACGGCGACCAGGATCTGGTTAAATACGTTGATGTCGGCGCGACTTACTACTTCAACAAAAACATGTCTACCTACGTTGATTACAAAATCAACCTGTTGGATGACAACCGCTTCACTAACAACGCTGGCATCAACACGGATGACATCGTTGCACTGGGTGTTGTTTACCAGTTCTAA
- the yeiL gene encoding transcriptional regulator YeiL translates to MKEVLDASLRQQLLEATGYSQNFSIDVVSDTKLFHVPAGDFIVKEGHSPTYLFYLAQGRAKLYSTQANGRISLIDFFAAPCFIGEIELVDIDHEPRAVQAIEACWCLALSVKKYRSPLLNDATFLRNLCVALSKKNYRNIISLTQNQSFPLINRLAAFILLTQHCDMYREKHTSVAEYMGVSYRHLLYVIAQFTQDGVLVKQKAGYIITNKSALTALALEMAPDNSLAEL, encoded by the coding sequence ATGAAGGAAGTCTTGGATGCGAGTCTGCGGCAGCAACTGCTGGAAGCTACGGGCTATAGCCAAAATTTTTCTATTGATGTTGTGAGTGATACAAAGCTGTTCCACGTGCCCGCGGGGGATTTCATTGTCAAAGAGGGTCACTCTCCCACCTATCTGTTTTACCTTGCTCAGGGGAGGGCCAAGCTGTATTCAACGCAGGCTAATGGCCGCATATCCTTGATTGATTTCTTTGCAGCGCCTTGTTTTATTGGCGAAATTGAGCTGGTAGATATCGATCACGAGCCACGTGCTGTACAGGCTATCGAGGCCTGCTGGTGCCTAGCGCTATCGGTAAAAAAGTACCGTTCACCGCTGTTAAATGACGCGACTTTTTTGCGCAATCTTTGCGTTGCACTCAGTAAAAAAAATTACCGCAACATTATCTCGCTGACGCAAAACCAATCGTTTCCTCTGATTAATCGCTTGGCCGCTTTTATTTTATTAACTCAGCATTGTGACATGTATCGCGAAAAACATACTTCTGTGGCCGAGTATATGGGCGTTTCGTATCGTCACTTACTGTATGTGATCGCTCAATTCACGCAGGATGGGGTGTTGGTCAAGCAGAAGGCGGGATACATCATTACGAATAAAAGTGCGCTGACAGCGCTAGCGCTTGAGATGGCACCTGACAACTCACTGGCAGAGCTATAA
- the rihB gene encoding ribosylpyrimidine nucleosidase — translation MEKRKIILDCDPGHDDAIAIMLAAKHPAIDLLGITIVAGNQTLNKTLINGLNVCQKLGIHVPIHAGMPQPIMREQIVADNIHGESGLDGPVFAPLTRQAESKHAIQYIIDTLMDSDGDITLVPVGPLTNIAVAMRMQPAILPKIREIILMGGAYGTGNFTPSAEFNIYADPEAARVVFTSGVPLVMMGLDLTNQTICTADVITRMEKVGGPAGELFSDIMNFTLKTQYENYGLAGGPVHDATCIGYLINPNAFKMQDMYVEIDVNNGPCYGRTVCDELGVTGKRANTKVGMTIDTKWFWNVVEECVRMYI, via the coding sequence ATGGAAAAAAGAAAAATCATACTCGATTGCGACCCAGGCCATGATGATGCTATTGCTATTATGCTTGCGGCAAAACATCCTGCCATTGATTTGCTTGGGATAACCATTGTTGCAGGAAACCAAACGCTAAATAAAACCCTCATTAATGGATTAAACGTGTGTCAGAAACTAGGTATTCATGTACCTATTCATGCTGGTATGCCACAGCCTATAATGCGTGAACAAATAGTGGCTGACAATATCCATGGCGAGAGCGGATTAGACGGCCCTGTGTTTGCACCACTAACTCGCCAAGCCGAAAGCAAGCATGCCATTCAATATATTATTGACACATTGATGGACAGTGATGGAGACATTACGCTCGTCCCCGTTGGACCATTAACAAATATTGCCGTTGCTATGCGTATGCAGCCAGCTATTTTACCGAAAATTCGCGAAATTATATTAATGGGTGGCGCATACGGCACGGGAAACTTTACACCTTCGGCAGAGTTTAATATTTATGCCGACCCCGAAGCTGCCCGCGTGGTATTTACCTCTGGAGTCCCGCTGGTAATGATGGGGTTAGATTTAACCAACCAGACTATCTGCACTGCGGATGTCATTACCCGAATGGAAAAAGTAGGTGGCCCCGCCGGTGAATTGTTCAGCGACATCATGAACTTTACGCTTAAAACACAATATGAAAATTATGGCTTAGCTGGCGGCCCCGTGCACGATGCAACCTGCATTGGCTATCTCATCAATCCTAACGCTTTCAAAATGCAGGATATGTATGTAGAAATCGATGTGAACAACGGTCCATGCTACGGGCGTACTGTATGCGATGAACTCGGCGTAACCGGAAAACGGGCTAACACCAAAGTGGGGATGACCATTGATACCAAATGGTTCTGGAACGTAGTTGAAGAATGCGTGCGGATGTATATTTAA
- a CDS encoding NupC/NupG family nucleoside CNT transporter, which translates to MDTMRSILGMVVLLAIAFLLSVNKKKISIRTVGAALILQIIIGGAMLYFPPGKWLAEQAALGIHNVMIYSDAGSAFIFGSLVGPKMDKLFDGSGFIFAFRVLPAIIFITALVSLLYYIGVMGILIRILGGIFQKALNISKIESFVAVTTIFLGQNETPAIVKPFIDRLNRNELFTVICSGMASIAGSTMIGYAGLGVPIDYLLAASLMAIPGGILFARILSPATEASLITFDNLSFTETPPKSFIEAIAAGAIAGMKIAAGVATVVMAFVAIIALINGIIGGVGGWFGFGHATLEGIFGYILAPLAWLMGVDWGDATLAGSLIGQKLAINEFVAYLSFSPYLQAGSALDTKTIAIVSFALCGFANFGSIGVVVGAFSAIAPQRASEIAQLGLRALAAATLSNFMSATIAGFFIGFA; encoded by the coding sequence ATGGATACAATGAGAAGCATTCTAGGTATGGTGGTACTGTTGGCAATTGCATTTTTGCTATCAGTGAATAAAAAGAAAATAAGCATTCGTACCGTTGGTGCAGCGCTAATATTACAAATTATCATCGGCGGTGCCATGCTCTATTTCCCACCAGGAAAATGGTTGGCAGAACAGGCTGCTCTCGGCATACATAACGTCATGATTTATAGCGATGCTGGTAGCGCGTTTATTTTTGGTTCATTAGTCGGGCCGAAAATGGATAAACTGTTTGATGGTTCTGGATTTATTTTTGCCTTTCGTGTCTTACCTGCCATTATTTTTATCACTGCGTTAGTCAGCTTGCTTTATTATATAGGTGTGATGGGGATTTTAATCCGTATCTTAGGCGGAATTTTCCAGAAAGCACTTAACATTAGTAAAATAGAGTCTTTTGTCGCGGTAACCACTATTTTCCTTGGCCAAAACGAAACGCCCGCGATTGTAAAACCGTTTATTGACCGTTTGAATCGCAATGAGCTGTTTACCGTCATTTGCAGCGGGATGGCCTCTATCGCTGGATCGACGATGATTGGCTATGCCGGATTAGGCGTACCGATTGATTACCTACTGGCTGCTTCTCTGATGGCGATCCCTGGTGGTATTTTGTTTGCACGTATTCTGAGCCCCGCCACCGAAGCTTCTCTAATAACCTTTGATAATCTTTCGTTTACTGAAACTCCACCCAAAAGCTTTATTGAGGCAATTGCAGCCGGAGCAATTGCCGGAATGAAAATTGCCGCAGGCGTAGCAACGGTCGTTATGGCGTTTGTCGCGATCATTGCTCTCATCAACGGCATTATTGGTGGAGTTGGTGGTTGGTTTGGCTTCGGCCACGCCACGCTTGAAGGTATCTTTGGTTATATTTTAGCGCCGCTGGCGTGGCTAATGGGCGTCGACTGGGGAGATGCCACGCTTGCAGGGAGTCTGATCGGGCAAAAATTGGCCATCAACGAGTTTGTTGCCTACCTCAGCTTTTCGCCCTATCTGCAAGCAGGCAGTGCGCTGGATACCAAAACCATCGCCATTGTCTCGTTTGCACTATGCGGTTTTGCAAACTTCGGCTCTATCGGCGTCGTTGTAGGCGCATTTTCTGCGATTGCACCACAGCGCGCATCTGAAATTGCTCAGTTGGGACTTCGTGCACTGGCCGCTGCCACTCTTTCAAATTTCATGAGTGCCACCATTGCAGGTTTCTTTATCGGTTTTGCCTAA
- a CDS encoding alpha/beta fold hydrolase — translation MPFIQINDRQMHYIDRGEGFTLLLGHSYMFDSSMWAPQIEALSQHFRVIAPDLWGHGKSDPLPESRRALKDLACDHLALMDALDINEFAVVGLSVGGMWGVELAAMVPERVRALVLMDTFVGLEPEVTFKKYDAMLNAIDAAGKVPAVLVEQIAPMFFRREPLPHLVEALAEHLSHMPESVLRQSIVPLGRMIFGRGDNCPLLEELKMPALVITGEQDAPRPPLEGYLMAEMLNCKQLVVPQAGHICTLEQPEWVNEALLNFLMSIK, via the coding sequence ATGCCTTTTATCCAAATAAACGACCGTCAAATGCACTATATCGATCGCGGTGAAGGCTTTACTCTGCTTCTTGGCCATAGCTATATGTTTGACTCCAGCATGTGGGCGCCACAAATCGAAGCGTTGAGCCAGCATTTTCGTGTCATTGCGCCTGATTTATGGGGACATGGCAAGTCAGATCCTCTGCCGGAGTCTCGACGTGCGCTGAAAGATTTAGCCTGCGATCACTTAGCGCTCATGGATGCGCTGGATATCAATGAATTTGCTGTCGTCGGGCTGTCTGTGGGGGGAATGTGGGGCGTAGAGCTAGCGGCGATGGTTCCAGAACGCGTGCGAGCGTTGGTGTTAATGGACACCTTTGTTGGGTTGGAACCTGAAGTGACATTCAAGAAATATGATGCGATGTTAAATGCGATTGATGCAGCTGGCAAAGTGCCTGCTGTACTCGTTGAACAAATCGCGCCAATGTTTTTCCGCCGCGAACCGCTGCCCCATTTGGTGGAAGCATTAGCTGAACATTTAAGTCATATGCCAGAATCTGTTTTACGCCAAAGTATTGTACCCCTTGGCCGCATGATCTTTGGGCGCGGCGATAACTGTCCATTGTTGGAAGAGCTTAAGATGCCTGCGTTGGTGATCACAGGTGAACAAGATGCGCCAAGACCGCCATTAGAAGGCTATCTCATGGCTGAAATGCTCAACTGTAAGCAATTGGTTGTGCCTCAGGCGGGTCATATTTGCACGCTTGAGCAGCCTGAGTGGGTCAATGAAGCCTTGCTGAATTTTCTCATGTCGATTAAATGA
- a CDS encoding S9 family peptidase — protein sequence MNKAPIAAKHPHVMEMHGDTRTDNYYWLRDDERSNEAVLSYLEAENAYTQASMRGEEELRKQLFNEMVERIPQEDESVPYQRNGYRYQSRYKPEQEYALYVRQKADAADSRDWELLVDSNERAQGHDFYALGGIEVSPDNQLMAIAEDFLSRRQYDIRIKRLNDHSWYDEVLENTAGHFEWTNDSTTLYYVRKHPQTLLPYQVYRHRLGTSVDEDQLIYEESDDTFYVGLEKTISNKYILIHISSTTTSEILMLDADDTSANPEMFLGRRRDHEYSLDHYRDTFYIRSNKDGKNFGLYQSTSSQEQTWQAIIAARNDVMLEGFSLFKDWLVVEEREQGLTHLRQIKWQTGEEKHIRFDDPTYMTWLSFNPEPDTALLRYGYSSMTTPSSVFQINMDTDERTLLKQQEVKNFDAGAYRSERLWVTARDGVKVPVSIVYRQDLFRAGHNPVLVYGYGSYGSSMDPAFSVSRLSLLDRGFVFALAHIRGGADLGQQWYEDGKLLHKQNTFSDFISVTQYLVDEKYANAKQVYAMGGSAGGLLMGAIVNQAPHLYHGIVAQVPFVDVVTTMLDESIPLTTGEYDEWGNPNDAEYYHYIKQYSPYDQVKAQDYPHMLVTTGLHDSQVQYWEPAKWVAKLRELKTDDNQLLLYTDMDAGHGGKSGRFKAYEDIALEYAFILALAGIHQ from the coding sequence ATGAATAAAGCCCCGATTGCAGCAAAACACCCGCACGTCATGGAAATGCATGGCGATACACGAACCGACAATTACTACTGGCTGCGTGATGATGAACGCAGCAATGAAGCGGTTTTGAGCTATCTTGAAGCTGAGAATGCCTATACTCAGGCCAGCATGCGTGGTGAAGAGGAACTCCGAAAGCAACTGTTTAATGAAATGGTTGAGCGTATTCCTCAAGAAGATGAATCTGTGCCTTATCAACGCAACGGCTACCGATATCAGTCGCGATATAAACCTGAACAGGAATATGCACTGTATGTCAGACAAAAGGCTGATGCAGCAGATAGTCGCGACTGGGAATTACTCGTTGATAGCAATGAGCGCGCGCAGGGCCATGATTTCTACGCTTTGGGCGGCATTGAGGTCAGCCCTGATAATCAATTGATGGCTATCGCTGAAGATTTTCTCTCTCGGCGCCAGTATGACATTCGCATTAAACGCCTAAACGATCACAGCTGGTATGACGAAGTTCTGGAGAATACGGCGGGGCACTTTGAATGGACTAATGATTCCACCACGCTTTATTACGTGCGCAAACACCCACAGACACTGCTGCCGTATCAGGTTTATCGCCATCGTTTAGGAACATCGGTTGATGAAGACCAATTGATCTATGAAGAATCTGACGATACTTTCTACGTCGGTTTAGAGAAAACGATCTCCAACAAATATATTCTGATTCATATTTCGAGCACCACAACCTCTGAAATTTTGATGTTGGATGCGGATGATACCAGCGCGAACCCTGAGATGTTTTTAGGGCGTCGCCGCGATCACGAATATAGCCTAGATCACTATCGCGATACCTTTTATATCCGCTCCAATAAAGATGGAAAAAATTTCGGTCTTTATCAATCAACATCGAGTCAGGAACAGACCTGGCAGGCCATCATAGCCGCGCGCAACGATGTCATGCTGGAAGGCTTTAGCCTATTTAAAGATTGGTTGGTGGTTGAAGAGCGCGAGCAGGGATTAACGCATCTGCGCCAGATCAAATGGCAAACCGGTGAAGAGAAGCATATCCGCTTCGATGACCCTACCTACATGACGTGGCTGTCGTTTAACCCTGAGCCTGATACCGCACTGTTACGCTATGGCTATTCTTCCATGACCACGCCAAGCTCTGTATTCCAGATCAATATGGATACCGACGAGCGCACGTTGCTTAAGCAGCAAGAAGTAAAAAACTTTGATGCAGGCGCTTATCGCAGCGAACGGCTGTGGGTAACCGCCCGCGACGGTGTGAAAGTACCGGTTTCCATTGTATATCGACAGGATCTCTTCCGTGCTGGGCACAATCCCGTATTGGTCTATGGATATGGCTCCTATGGAAGTAGCATGGATCCCGCCTTTAGTGTCAGTCGCTTAAGCTTGCTCGACCGTGGTTTCGTATTTGCTCTTGCCCATATTCGCGGCGGTGCGGATCTGGGGCAACAGTGGTATGAAGATGGCAAACTGCTGCACAAACAAAATACCTTTAGTGATTTTATTAGCGTTACCCAATATCTCGTTGATGAGAAATATGCCAATGCCAAACAGGTTTACGCCATGGGAGGCAGCGCAGGGGGATTGCTGATGGGAGCGATTGTGAATCAGGCTCCTCATTTGTACCACGGTATCGTAGCTCAGGTTCCATTTGTGGATGTTGTGACGACGATGCTTGATGAGTCTATTCCACTGACCACGGGCGAATATGACGAATGGGGCAATCCAAATGATGCTGAGTATTATCATTACATCAAGCAGTATAGCCCTTATGATCAGGTGAAAGCGCAGGATTACCCCCATATGCTGGTGACCACTGGGTTACATGACTCGCAGGTGCAATATTGGGAACCTGCGAAATGGGTGGCAAAACTGCGCGAGCTGAAAACAGATGACAATCAACTTCTACTCTATACCGATATGGATGCTGGGCATGGTGGCAAATCAGGGCGCTTTAAAGCCTATGAAGATATTGCGTTAGAATATGCCTTTATTCTGGCCTTAGCCGGTATTCATCAGTAA
- a CDS encoding EAL domain-containing protein: protein MNNKHYNVLGVLDQNVPPLELEMALQTALQSAFTEHEFYLDYQAQCNINGTLLGAEALVRWRHPQQGTLLPYDFLDTLERFGLMHALNLWIVDNVCQLLQRVHREISPDLILSFNLPLAQLYTTEFTEQMGNVLRRYGIPANRLVIELLGDNDLFSDRLIMTELHKLRALGCGLSVDHFGDNYQLLSLLADLPLTQIKIPGELIHAMQNPDACQLVEHLILIANALNMNVVAEHVETEEQFKALEALGCPALQGYYLFSPMNEKNFFIVCKQLTEIRRSYNNVERDELSPIDYKR from the coding sequence ATGAATAATAAGCATTATAATGTTCTGGGTGTTTTAGACCAGAATGTTCCTCCTTTGGAATTAGAGATGGCTTTGCAAACAGCGTTGCAATCGGCCTTCACTGAGCATGAGTTTTATTTAGACTATCAAGCACAATGCAATATTAATGGCACTTTATTAGGTGCTGAAGCATTAGTCCGTTGGCGTCATCCTCAGCAGGGGACGCTTTTGCCCTATGATTTTTTGGATACCTTAGAGCGCTTTGGTTTGATGCACGCATTGAATCTTTGGATTGTTGATAATGTCTGTCAACTGCTGCAACGTGTGCATCGTGAAATATCCCCAGATTTAATATTGTCATTCAATTTGCCGCTCGCTCAACTTTACACAACGGAATTTACCGAGCAGATGGGTAATGTTTTACGGCGCTATGGTATTCCAGCAAATAGATTAGTTATTGAGTTGCTAGGTGATAATGATTTGTTTAGCGATCGGCTAATCATGACGGAATTACATAAACTGCGGGCACTTGGCTGCGGTTTGTCGGTGGATCATTTTGGAGACAATTATCAATTACTTTCCTTGCTCGCCGATTTGCCGTTAACGCAGATAAAAATCCCCGGCGAACTGATCCATGCAATGCAAAACCCTGATGCCTGTCAGTTGGTAGAGCATCTCATTTTGATCGCCAATGCGTTGAACATGAACGTGGTGGCAGAGCATGTTGAAACAGAAGAGCAGTTTAAAGCATTGGAGGCATTAGGCTGTCCTGCACTGCAAGGCTACTATCTTTTTAGTCCGATGAATGAAAAAAACTTTTTTATTGTGTGTAAACAGCTTACCGAGATCCGTAGGTCGTATAATAATGTAGAGAGGGATGAGTTATCTCCTATCGACTACAAGCGTTAA
- the yebF gene encoding protein YebF, whose protein sequence is MNKITLGVAGLALAFSAGVAQAQQSEQRVVKIANCEQTTAAQLSTMVKNDFLQNRIPRWADDKTLLGTSTPVVWVSQDQITQKGNDWVLQLTVRGNKVDKNYTVNVDCKAGKLEYSHPE, encoded by the coding sequence ATGAACAAAATTACGTTAGGTGTGGCTGGATTGGCGTTGGCGTTTTCAGCTGGTGTTGCTCAAGCTCAACAGAGTGAGCAGCGCGTGGTGAAAATTGCTAACTGTGAGCAAACGACGGCAGCTCAGCTGTCTACGATGGTGAAGAACGACTTCTTACAAAATCGCATTCCGCGTTGGGCTGATGATAAAACATTGTTGGGCACCAGTACGCCAGTGGTGTGGGTGAGCCAGGATCAGATTACCCAAAAGGGGAATGACTGGGTGCTTCAGCTAACCGTACGCGGTAACAAAGTCGACAAAAACTATACTGTTAACGTTGATTGCAAAGCCGGTAAACTCGAATACTCTCACCCAGAATAA
- the yqfB gene encoding N(4)-acetylcytidine aminohydrolase: MKREITFYRRFEADILSGKKTITIRDSSESHFEKGELLSVSRYEDGVYFCTIEVESVTPVLMSELTELHAAQENMTLDELKQVISEIYPGLNELYVISFRMR; encoded by the coding sequence ATGAAACGTGAGATAACATTTTACCGTCGTTTTGAAGCTGACATTTTGTCAGGTAAGAAAACCATCACTATCCGTGATAGCAGCGAGTCTCACTTTGAGAAAGGAGAGTTACTCAGCGTGAGCCGCTACGAAGACGGGGTCTATTTCTGCACTATCGAAGTTGAGAGTGTTACCCCCGTGTTGATGAGTGAACTGACGGAGCTTCATGCGGCGCAAGAGAATATGACACTGGACGAGCTGAAGCAGGTTATCAGCGAGATTTATCCAGGGCTTAATGAACTGTATGTGATTAGTTTCCGCATGCGTTAG
- a CDS encoding YebG family protein, whose product MSVEIQYVVVRDGVTKMTFASKKEADAYDKMLDLADNLSEWLADSPIDLEDSALETLSFYLAEHKDQLSLLLRGNSLESLKAGDEEKNEPKKVKVAVDNAA is encoded by the coding sequence ATGAGCGTTGAAATTCAGTACGTGGTTGTTCGTGATGGAGTAACAAAAATGACCTTTGCCAGTAAAAAAGAAGCAGATGCTTACGATAAGATGCTGGATCTGGCTGACAATTTGAGTGAGTGGCTGGCGGATTCTCCTATAGATTTAGAAGACAGCGCTTTGGAGACGCTCAGCTTTTACCTCGCAGAACATAAAGATCAGCTTTCGTTGCTATTGCGTGGCAACTCGCTTGAGTCGCTAAAAGCAGGTGATGAAGAAAAAAATGAGCCTAAAAAGGTAAAAGTCGCGGTTGATAACGCCGCCTAG
- a CDS encoding GNAT family N-acetyltransferase, which translates to MTNENITFQHAEQHHLAMLAEVERLAAAQFPADRLPESFRNATLSAERLLQAQASQNLWVAIRNEKPIGFAMLEVTGDFAHLAEVNVLPAFSQRGIGHFLVDHALVAARQRGFCGVGLTTFLDLAWNAPFYQKVGFTLVGDEQFPLLERALREERNAGLIQRVAMFYYF; encoded by the coding sequence ATGACTAATGAAAATATAACTTTCCAGCACGCAGAACAGCACCATCTTGCAATGTTAGCCGAAGTGGAACGCCTCGCAGCCGCGCAGTTTCCCGCTGACCGACTCCCAGAATCTTTTCGCAATGCTACGCTATCCGCTGAGCGCTTATTACAGGCACAAGCGTCGCAAAACCTTTGGGTAGCCATCCGCAATGAGAAACCTATTGGCTTTGCCATGCTTGAGGTCACCGGTGACTTTGCTCATTTAGCCGAAGTGAATGTACTACCCGCATTTAGCCAACGTGGAATTGGACATTTTTTGGTTGATCACGCCTTGGTCGCCGCTCGCCAACGTGGCTTCTGTGGGGTAGGGCTGACAACGTTTCTGGATTTAGCTTGGAATGCGCCTTTCTATCAGAAAGTCGGTTTTACGCTGGTGGGGGATGAGCAATTTCCTTTGTTAGAACGCGCGTTGCGGGAAGAACGTAATGCAGGGCTGATTCAACGTGTGGCGATGTTCTACTATTTCTAG
- the cspE gene encoding transcription antiterminator/RNA stability regulator CspE, protein MSKKTGHVKWFNESKGFGFITPADGSKDVFVHFSAIKSDGFKTLAEGQQVEFAIQDSPRGPSAADVIAL, encoded by the coding sequence ATGAGCAAGAAAACTGGTCACGTTAAATGGTTCAACGAAAGCAAAGGATTTGGCTTCATCACTCCAGCTGATGGCTCCAAAGATGTATTCGTCCATTTCTCTGCCATCAAGAGTGACGGCTTCAAAACTCTGGCTGAAGGCCAGCAGGTAGAATTCGCCATTCAGGACAGCCCACGTGGCCCGTCTGCGGCTGATGTTATTGCGCTGTAA